Proteins from one Salaquimonas pukyongi genomic window:
- a CDS encoding type III PLP-dependent enzyme, translated as MNAYVTGLAGGAAVGYSPRPISRIEAHIRSNVFDRPTLVLDPAVVAENYRALKAGLGRASIHYAVKANPETAIIDTLIAEGSHFDAASKGEIELCLARGARPQHISFGNTIKRASDIAWAFDNGIRLFAADAEEEIEKIADNAPGAEVYIRLIVDVTEADWPLSRKFGCARDKAIYLLELARRHGLNPVGFSFHVGSQTRRPQMWTATLDQVAAIWHQAADAGFELTLLNIGGGFPAFYGEEVTPATAYAAQIMELVRQRFGKVPRIMAEPGRGLVAEAGMIAAEVMLVSRKSDSDAHRWVYLDIGKFSGLAETIDEAIRYQFITDRDHEVTGPCVLAGPSCDSADVLYEKRPVHLPLGLKAGDQVIIRNCGAYTSSYSSVGFNGFPPLAVVVL; from the coding sequence CGTCGGCTATTCCCCCCGCCCGATTTCCCGTATTGAAGCCCATATCCGTTCGAACGTGTTCGACCGGCCAACGCTGGTGCTTGATCCTGCTGTGGTCGCAGAGAATTACCGGGCACTGAAAGCGGGCCTTGGCCGTGCATCAATCCACTATGCGGTAAAAGCCAATCCGGAAACCGCGATTATCGACACGCTGATCGCCGAAGGATCGCACTTTGATGCCGCCTCGAAAGGGGAGATCGAGCTTTGCCTGGCGCGCGGAGCAAGGCCGCAGCACATTTCCTTCGGCAACACGATCAAGCGCGCATCCGATATCGCCTGGGCATTTGACAACGGCATCCGCCTGTTTGCCGCCGATGCGGAAGAAGAGATCGAAAAGATCGCCGATAACGCACCGGGCGCGGAAGTCTACATCCGCCTGATCGTCGATGTTACCGAAGCCGACTGGCCGCTGTCGCGCAAGTTCGGCTGCGCGCGCGACAAGGCGATTTACCTGCTGGAACTGGCACGGCGGCATGGCCTTAATCCCGTAGGTTTTTCCTTCCATGTGGGTTCGCAGACCCGCAGGCCGCAAATGTGGACGGCAACGCTCGATCAGGTGGCAGCGATCTGGCACCAGGCAGCAGATGCCGGGTTCGAGCTTACCCTTCTCAACATCGGTGGCGGTTTTCCCGCATTTTATGGTGAGGAGGTGACGCCCGCCACCGCCTATGCCGCCCAGATCATGGAACTGGTGCGCCAGCGCTTTGGCAAGGTGCCGCGTATCATGGCAGAACCGGGCCGGGGGCTTGTTGCCGAAGCCGGCATGATTGCAGCCGAAGTGATGCTGGTATCGCGCAAGTCCGACAGCGATGCCCATCGATGGGTTTATCTTGATATCGGAAAGTTCTCCGGTCTTGCCGAAACCATCGATGAGGCGATCCGCTATCAGTTCATCACGGATCGCGACCATGAGGTGACCGGCCCTTGTGTGCTGGCCGGGCCATCCTGCGACTCCGCCGATGTGCTGTATGAAAAGCGCCCGGTGCATCTGCCGCTTGGGCTGAAAGCGGGGGATCAGGTGATCATCCGCAATTGCGGCGCCTATACCTCGAGTTACTCGTCGGTCGGCTTTAACGGCTTTCCGCCGCTTGCCGTCGTGGTTCTTTGA
- a CDS encoding homospermidine synthase: MTHPVYGRIEGPVVIIGFGSIGRGTLPLIERHFDYDRNDIHVVEPSAEHAGFLEEKGVRFHQVALTPKNYREVLDSLFKDKPQGFCVNLSVDTSSLDMMKHCRALGTLYIDTVVEPWLGFYFDETATLAERSNYALRETVRAEKRNNPGGTTAVSCCGANPGMVSWFVKEALLNIARDTGFAHETPKTRKDWAKLMQGLGVKGVHIAERDTQAPNYPRPRGVFVNTWSVEGFISEGFQPAELGWGSHEKALPKGASTHGEGCKAAIYLDRPGAITKVHSWCPTPGPQYGFLVTHNEAISIADYYTVGEGAEPEYRPTCHYAYHPADMAVLSLHECFGAPQPQKEHRILDENEIVEGIDELGVLLFGHEKNAYWYGSRLSMEETRKLAPYQNATGLQVTSAVLAGMVWALENPEAGIVETDEMDHARCLEVQKPYLGPVEGHYTDWTPLKARWDRKTADLDHDDPWQFKNILAV; the protein is encoded by the coding sequence ATGACCCATCCCGTTTACGGCCGTATCGAAGGCCCTGTCGTGATCATCGGTTTTGGCTCCATCGGCCGCGGGACACTGCCGCTGATCGAGCGCCATTTCGACTATGACAGGAACGATATTCACGTTGTGGAACCGTCTGCCGAGCATGCGGGTTTTCTGGAGGAAAAAGGCGTCAGGTTCCACCAGGTAGCACTGACCCCGAAGAACTATCGCGAGGTGCTGGACAGTCTCTTCAAGGACAAGCCCCAGGGCTTCTGCGTCAACCTGTCGGTCGATACCTCTTCGCTCGACATGATGAAGCATTGCCGGGCGCTGGGCACGCTCTACATCGACACGGTGGTTGAACCCTGGCTCGGCTTTTACTTCGACGAAACCGCGACGCTGGCCGAGCGCTCGAATTATGCCCTGCGCGAGACCGTGCGGGCCGAAAAGCGGAACAATCCGGGTGGCACGACGGCGGTGTCCTGCTGCGGCGCCAATCCGGGCATGGTGTCGTGGTTCGTCAAGGAAGCGCTCTTGAACATTGCCCGCGATACGGGCTTTGCCCATGAAACGCCGAAGACGCGCAAGGACTGGGCAAAGCTGATGCAGGGGCTCGGCGTCAAGGGTGTGCACATTGCCGAGCGTGATACCCAGGCACCGAACTATCCGCGGCCGCGTGGTGTTTTCGTCAATACCTGGTCAGTGGAAGGGTTCATCTCCGAGGGCTTCCAGCCAGCGGAACTTGGCTGGGGAAGTCACGAGAAGGCACTGCCGAAAGGTGCCAGCACCCATGGGGAAGGCTGCAAGGCGGCAATCTATCTTGACCGCCCCGGTGCCATCACCAAGGTGCATAGCTGGTGCCCCACACCGGGACCGCAATACGGTTTTCTCGTCACCCATAACGAGGCGATCTCGATTGCCGATTACTACACGGTGGGTGAGGGCGCAGAGCCTGAATACCGGCCGACCTGCCATTATGCCTATCACCCGGCCGACATGGCTGTGCTCTCGCTGCATGAGTGTTTCGGCGCGCCGCAGCCCCAGAAGGAGCACCGCATTCTCGATGAAAACGAGATCGTGGAAGGCATCGACGAGCTGGGCGTCTTGCTGTTCGGCCACGAAAAGAACGCATACTGGTATGGTTCACGGCTTTCCATGGAGGAAACCCGGAAGCTTGCGCCCTATCAGAACGCGACCGGGCTGCAGGTAACATCCGCAGTGCTGGCGGGCATGGTCTGGGCGCTGGAAAACCCCGAGGCCGGCATCGTCGAGACCGACGAGATGGACCACGCACGCTGTCTTGAGGTGCAAAAGCCGTATCTTGGGCCGGTGGAAGGCCATTACACGGACTGGACGCCCCTCAAGGCAAGGTGGGACCGCAAGACCGCCGACCTCGATCACGACGACCCCTGGCAATTCAAAAACATTCTGGCGGTGTGA
- a CDS encoding ATP-dependent DNA helicase, with amino-acid sequence MEFSAEQDRALGAVHQWLKAGDRQVFRLFGYAGTGKTTLARHFAEGVDGDVLFAAFTGKAAQVLRSKGARKASTIHSVIYRPRGEEEVEDEETGSKSIAPTFSLNRRSPVSEAKLIIIDECSMVDEALGRDLLSFGTPVLVLGDPGQLPPVSGGGFFTDYEPDFLLEEIHRQARGNPIIDLAQQVREGRAIMYGDYGATARVISKSEVTTDQVLAADQVLVGTNRTRRRYNDRLRQLKGFDGPFPQAGDKLVCLRNDTAKGLLNGSLWTVTSAARTVKSFMNLLIRAEDDGIDRYSAKVKVLKSVFETPDADIPWQERRRYDDFDYGYALTVHKAQGSQWDEIILFDESGAFREHAQRWLYTGITRASERITIVR; translated from the coding sequence ATGGAATTTTCAGCAGAACAAGACCGTGCCCTCGGCGCCGTGCATCAATGGCTGAAGGCGGGTGACCGTCAGGTTTTCCGCCTTTTCGGCTATGCCGGAACGGGCAAGACCACGCTGGCGCGCCACTTTGCCGAAGGGGTGGACGGGGACGTGCTTTTTGCGGCGTTCACGGGCAAGGCGGCACAGGTGCTGCGCTCCAAGGGTGCCCGCAAGGCCTCGACCATCCATTCCGTCATTTACCGCCCGCGCGGCGAGGAAGAGGTGGAAGATGAGGAAACCGGTTCCAAGAGCATAGCCCCGACCTTTTCGCTTAACCGCCGCTCGCCTGTTTCGGAAGCCAAGCTGATCATCATTGATGAATGCTCGATGGTCGATGAGGCGCTGGGCCGCGATTTGCTTTCCTTCGGCACGCCGGTCCTGGTGCTGGGAGATCCGGGCCAGTTGCCGCCGGTTTCAGGTGGTGGCTTTTTTACCGATTACGAACCCGATTTCCTGCTTGAGGAAATCCACCGGCAGGCACGCGGAAATCCCATCATCGATCTGGCCCAGCAGGTTCGGGAGGGACGGGCGATCATGTATGGTGATTATGGCGCCACGGCCAGGGTGATTTCCAAATCGGAGGTGACCACCGACCAGGTGCTGGCTGCCGACCAGGTGCTGGTGGGGACAAACCGCACCCGGCGGCGCTACAATGACAGGCTGCGGCAGTTGAAAGGGTTTGACGGCCCCTTTCCGCAGGCTGGCGACAAGCTTGTCTGCCTGCGTAATGATACGGCGAAGGGCCTGCTCAATGGATCGTTGTGGACTGTCACAAGTGCGGCCAGGACGGTAAAGTCCTTCATGAATCTGCTGATCCGGGCAGAAGATGACGGCATTGACCGCTATTCTGCGAAAGTCAAAGTCTTGAAATCCGTGTTTGAAACGCCCGATGCCGATATTCCCTGGCAGGAGCGCCGCCGCTATGATGATTTTGACTACGGCTATGCGCTGACGGTACACAAGGCGCAGGGCTCGCAATGGGACGAAATCATCCTTTTCGATGAAAGCGGGGCGTTTCGCGAGCATGCCCAACGCTGGCTCTATACTGGGATCACCAGAGCTTCAGAACGCATCACGATCGTGCGTTAG
- a CDS encoding L,D-transpeptidase has translation MNSRLTRRTFLAGTISGASSVLAGCSLSNFTEQTFSQAPARAPVGTPYGPAGVDMTTTGSIGTNRLAPSIGLDPNLSSAAEMYGPLADGPYSLPAIPYKEMDQRFRRQRVPNQARVAPGTILVDTRNHHAYFGLSRDEAVRYGVGVGKAGFEWSGDAVIALKKHWPVWTPPQEMIERRPELVKYSGGMPGGPDNPLGARSLYLYANGRDTLYRLHGTPEWDSIGKSMSSGCIRFLNHDIIDLYNRAPKGTRVRVV, from the coding sequence ATGAACTCCAGGCTGACCAGGCGAACCTTTCTGGCAGGCACGATATCCGGTGCAAGCTCTGTTCTGGCCGGCTGCAGCCTTTCCAACTTTACCGAGCAGACCTTCTCGCAAGCTCCGGCACGCGCACCGGTGGGCACGCCTTACGGCCCGGCCGGTGTCGACATGACGACGACCGGCTCCATCGGCACCAACCGGCTGGCGCCATCGATCGGCCTTGATCCCAATCTCTCCAGTGCCGCCGAGATGTATGGCCCGCTGGCAGACGGGCCCTATTCGCTTCCCGCCATTCCCTACAAGGAGATGGATCAGCGTTTCCGCCGCCAGCGCGTGCCCAACCAGGCTCGTGTCGCACCAGGGACCATTCTGGTCGATACCCGCAATCACCACGCCTATTTCGGCTTGAGCCGGGACGAGGCCGTGCGTTACGGGGTGGGGGTTGGCAAGGCCGGTTTCGAGTGGTCAGGCGATGCGGTCATCGCATTGAAGAAACACTGGCCGGTCTGGACCCCGCCGCAGGAAATGATCGAGCGCAGGCCCGAACTGGTGAAATATTCAGGCGGCATGCCCGGCGGGCCGGACAATCCGCTCGGCGCACGCTCGCTTTATCTTTACGCCAATGGCCGCGACACGCTTTACCGTCTGCACGGCACACCGGAATGGGATTCCATCGGCAAGTCGATGTCGTCTGGCTGCATCCGGTTTTTGAACCACGACATCATCGACCTTTACAATCGCGCGCCGAAAGGCACCAGGGTCCGCGTGGTTTAA